The following are encoded together in the Bombus pyrosoma isolate SC7728 linkage group LG17, ASM1482585v1, whole genome shotgun sequence genome:
- the LOC122576898 gene encoding enolase-phosphatase E1: protein MAGEKRTQDQEETLLSETVILIDIEGTTTSISFVKDTLFPYVRENLKKYIETKWEDEEFKQDFEKLKEQAKKDEEDKIDGFVPINGTNAEEERKSLVKNILWQMDGDRKTGALKQLQGHMWHEAYNSGTIKAHVYEDVPKALESWTSDGKKVYIYSSGSVEAQKLLFGHSIHGDLLKYFSGYFDTEVGAKQESSSYKNILNKIGAEPSSVIFLTDVVKEAAAAKEAGLSTVIVLREGNAPLTDEERVTSTTIKSFLDLTFQTSTKRQKLETTEVQENKSKSTSDVSEPMDTSEDVEMIDKVEAKEVVQEEAKECIKDQQQKEAPVTDVKMEEPMVIDTKDAPNAEKLENTAEKVELQPSEVSTKLDTSENVQADVSSNAESVAISSKDDEKSATSEKVEKPIDTEKSVETVPEATPTANDPLDVGMSEPKSKSEEVSITENKTEELSNTAKETKSDDMKVSEVKPTETASKEKDSNSINEKSEKCANKPEKETKEESTEKVVITPSITETKTSENESSVKPAQEPVKTEEKPAENGNVPLTSVEKITAPTITEPEATSSKADTNTETKNTTEVAKETKSETETELTNVKSPKTKETEETTTSANDAEKQVSVEASKQELTEKSTKEETVADETKETNTVDSEKKKLNGTTQNGDTDVPLSDDKLQRNGLNEGSSNEDVNSSTSGSTSAQNGEPESSSETSAESIKVKKVVDSAVADGAGEPDVVPPVVVAATS, encoded by the exons ATGGCCGGGGAAAAACGTACTCAGGATCAAGAGGAAACTTTATTGTCGGAAACGGTGATCTTAATTGACATCGAAGGCACCACGACGAGCATAAGCTTCGTGAAG GACACACTTTTTCCTTACGTgcgagaaaatttaaagaaatatattgaaactAAATGGGAGGATGAAGAATTCAAACAagactttgaaaaattaaaggagCAG GCAAAGAAAgatgaagaagataaaattgatGGTTTTGTACCAATTAATGGTACTAATgcagaagaagagagaaaatcacttgtaaaaaatatattatggcAAATGGATGGTGATCGAAAAACTGGTGCACTGAAACAATTACAGGGACACATGTGGCACGAAGCTTATAATTCTGGAACAATTAAAGCACA TGTTTATGAAGATGTACCGAAAGCACTAGAATCGTGGACAAGTGATGGTAAAAAAGTCTATATTTATTCAAGTGGTAGTGTTGAAGCACAAAAACTTCTATTTGGACATTCTATACATGGTGACTTACTTAAG TATTTCAGTGGTTATTTTGATACTGAAGTAGGTGCAAAACAAGAATCAAgtagttataaaaatatattaaataaaattggagCTGAACCATCAAGCGTAATTTTCTTAACTGATGTTGTCAAAG AAGCTGCTGCTGCGAAAGAAGCAGGCTTATCAACAGTTATAGTACTGCGTGAAGGCAATGCTCCTCTTACAGATGAAGAAAGAGTGACTTCCACAACTATTAAGTCATTCTTAGATTTAACATTTCAAACTTCTACAAAACGACAAAAGTTAGAAACTACAGAagttcaagaaaataaaagtaagagTACATCTGATGTTAGTGAACCAATGGATACTTCCGAAGATGTTGAAATGATCGATAAAGTAGAAGCAAAAGAAGTTGTTCaagaagaagcgaaagaaTGTATAAAAGATCAGCAACAGAAGGAAGCTCCAGTCACAGACGTGAAAATGGAAGAGCCAATGGTTATTGATACAAAAGATGCACCAAACGCTGAAAAGCTGGAAAATACAGCTGAAAAGGTAGAACTTCAGCCATCAGAGGTGAGTACAAAACTAGACACTTCCGAAAATGTGCAAGCTGACGTGAGTAGTAACGCCGAATCAGTAGCAATATCTTCAAAAGACGATGAAAAGTCTGCGACTTctgaaaaagtagaaaagcCAATAGATACAGAGAAATCTGTAGAAACTGTCCCAGAGGCAACTCCTACTGCGAATGACCCCTTAGACGTTGGAATGAGTGAGCCTAAATCAAAGTCTGAAGAAGTTTCTATTACGGAGAATAAGACTGAAGAATTGTCAAATACTGCTAAAGAAACTAAATCTGATGACATGAAAGTGTCAGAGGTAAAACCTACTGAAACTGCatcaaaagagaaagatagtaacagtataaatgaaaaatcagaaaaatgtGCTAATAAaccagaaaaagaaacgaaagaggaatCCACTGAAAAAGTTGTAATTACTCCTAGTATAACAGAAACTAAAACATCAGAAAATGAATCTTCGGTAAAACCTGCGCAAGAACCCGTTAAGACAGAAGAAAAACCTGCAGAAAATGGTAATGTACCATTGACAAGTGTAGAAAAAATTACTGCGCCAACGATAACAGAGCCAGAAGCTACTAGTAGCAAAGCAGATACAAATACTGAAACTAAAAATACGACAGAAGTAgctaaagaaacaaaatctgAAACAGAAACAGAATTGACTAACGTAAAATCCcctaaaacgaaagaaacagaggaaaCAACAACGTCTGCAAACGATGCAGAAAAACAAGTAAGTGTAGAAGCCTCGAAACAGGAATTGACAGAGAAAtcaacgaaagaagaaactgtagcggatgaaacaaaagaaacgaatacaGTGGAttctgaaaagaaaaaattaaatggtaCAACACAAAACGGAGATACAGATGTGCCACTGTCAGATGATAAATTACAGAGAAATGGACTAAACGAGGGGTCATCGAATGAAGATGTTAATTCGTCAACGAGCGGTAGTACATCTGCGCAAAATGGTGAACCAGAGAGTTCCTCTGAGACTAGTGCAGAATCTATAAAAGTCAAAAAGGTCGTTGATTCTGCAGTAGCCGATGGTGCCGGCGAACCTGACGTTGTTCCCCCCGTAGTTGTAGCTGCGACGTCTTAA